One stretch of Streptomyces sp. R21 DNA includes these proteins:
- the sigJ gene encoding RNA polymerase sigma factor SigJ, whose protein sequence is MSEGTDTATQVFVDHRELLFAIAYNMLGSVADTEDVLQETWLSWTGRRHGSPLDGISNPRAYLVRIAVNHALARRAVITRRRETYVGPWLPEPLLDEAAPDDSAEGALRSESVSLAMLVVLESLTPLERAVFVLNEVFGYPHTEIAEVLDRTPAAVRQLAHRARQHVHARRPLYRAHPRVRQQATERFVEAALGGDIAALMEILAPDVTVWTDGGGKARGAGLRPVHGRDKAARLLAGYATHRGTGLDVRYRRVNGDDSAVVFEGESPYAVMVMDLTPDGDQVSDVYIVTNPEKLAHVRREEDTNTAKERA, encoded by the coding sequence ATGTCCGAGGGGACCGACACCGCGACTCAGGTGTTCGTCGACCACCGCGAGCTGCTCTTCGCGATCGCCTACAACATGCTCGGCAGCGTCGCCGACACCGAGGACGTACTGCAGGAGACCTGGCTGTCGTGGACGGGCCGACGGCACGGCTCGCCCCTCGACGGGATCAGCAACCCGCGCGCCTATCTCGTCCGCATCGCGGTGAACCACGCGCTCGCGCGGCGCGCGGTCATCACCCGCCGCCGCGAGACGTACGTCGGCCCGTGGCTGCCCGAGCCGCTGCTCGACGAGGCCGCCCCCGACGACTCGGCCGAGGGCGCCCTGCGCTCCGAATCGGTGTCGCTGGCGATGCTCGTGGTCCTGGAGTCGCTCACCCCACTGGAGCGGGCGGTGTTCGTCCTCAACGAGGTGTTCGGCTACCCCCACACGGAGATCGCCGAGGTCCTCGACCGCACCCCGGCGGCGGTGCGCCAGCTCGCGCACCGCGCCCGGCAGCACGTGCACGCCCGCCGTCCGCTCTACCGCGCCCATCCGCGCGTACGGCAGCAGGCGACGGAACGTTTCGTGGAGGCCGCGCTCGGCGGTGACATCGCCGCGCTGATGGAGATCCTGGCGCCGGATGTCACGGTGTGGACGGACGGCGGCGGCAAGGCGCGCGGGGCGGGGCTGCGGCCCGTGCACGGCCGGGACAAGGCGGCCCGGCTGCTGGCCGGCTACGCCACGCACCGCGGCACTGGCCTGGACGTCCGCTACCGGCGTGTCAACGGCGACGACTCCGCGGTGGTGTTCGAGGGCGAGTCGCCGTACGCGGTCATGGTCATGGACCTCACCCCGGACGGCGACCAGGTGTCCGACGTCTACATCGTCACCAATCCCGAGAAGCTCGCGCATGTGCGCCGCGAGGAGGACACCAATACGGCCAAGGAGCGCGCATGA
- a CDS encoding cytochrome bc complex cytochrome b subunit, with amino-acid sequence MTTTEQPGTAPQPASRPAGKASSGERVADWFDGRLGVYSLGRQYLRKVFPDHWSFLLGEICLYSFVVLILTGVYLTLFFHPSMNEVTYHGSYVPLNGVRMSEAYASTLDISFDVRGGLLIRQIHHWSALIFLAAMLMHMMRHFFTGSFRKPREVNWLFGWTLLLLGLFEGLFGYSLPDDLLSGTGLRFVDGALLSMPVVGTYLSFFTFGGEFPGHDIVARFYSLHILLIPGIMAALVVAHILLVVYHKHTQFAGPGKTERNVVGAPFMPVYMAKAGGFFFLVFGVIALISAVATINPVWVYGPYRADQVSTGAQPDWYLGFAEGLVRVMPGWEITAAGHTLNLGVLIPVVVFPLLLVFVAVYPFLESWITGDRREHHLLDRPRNRPIRTSIGTAWISLYLILLAGGGNDIVATRFHLSINMVTWSVRIALFVVPAVVFVVTRRICLGLQRRDRELVLHGRETGVIKRLPHGEYVEAHRPLSPAELHTLTAHEEPPPLELGPAQDSNGVPNGAPRSVRLRAALSRRLYGEGTRVEKPTAEEYEEARRH; translated from the coding sequence ATGACCACCACCGAGCAGCCGGGCACGGCGCCGCAGCCGGCTTCGCGACCGGCCGGCAAGGCGTCGTCCGGTGAGCGGGTCGCCGACTGGTTCGACGGCCGCCTCGGCGTGTACAGCCTGGGCAGGCAGTATCTGCGCAAGGTCTTCCCGGACCACTGGTCCTTCCTGCTCGGCGAGATCTGCCTCTACAGCTTCGTCGTGCTGATCCTCACCGGTGTCTATCTGACACTGTTCTTCCATCCGTCGATGAACGAGGTGACGTACCACGGCAGTTACGTCCCGCTCAACGGCGTACGGATGTCGGAGGCGTACGCCTCGACCCTCGACATCAGCTTCGACGTGCGCGGCGGGCTGCTCATCCGGCAGATCCACCACTGGTCCGCGCTGATCTTCCTCGCCGCCATGCTGATGCACATGATGCGGCACTTCTTCACGGGCTCGTTCCGCAAGCCCCGCGAGGTGAACTGGCTGTTCGGCTGGACGCTGCTGCTGCTCGGCCTGTTCGAGGGCCTCTTCGGCTACTCGCTGCCGGACGACCTGCTGTCGGGGACCGGGCTGCGGTTCGTGGACGGGGCGCTGCTGTCGATGCCGGTCGTCGGCACGTATCTCTCGTTCTTCACCTTCGGCGGCGAGTTCCCCGGCCACGACATCGTGGCCCGCTTCTACTCCCTGCACATCCTGCTGATCCCCGGCATCATGGCGGCCCTCGTGGTGGCCCACATCCTGCTGGTCGTCTACCACAAGCACACCCAGTTCGCGGGGCCCGGGAAGACCGAACGCAACGTCGTGGGCGCGCCGTTCATGCCGGTCTACATGGCGAAGGCGGGCGGCTTCTTCTTCCTGGTGTTCGGCGTCATCGCACTCATATCGGCGGTCGCGACCATCAACCCGGTCTGGGTGTACGGCCCTTACCGCGCCGACCAGGTGTCGACGGGCGCCCAGCCCGACTGGTACCTGGGCTTCGCGGAAGGGCTGGTGCGTGTGATGCCGGGCTGGGAGATCACCGCGGCGGGACACACGCTGAACCTCGGCGTGCTCATCCCGGTCGTCGTCTTCCCCCTCCTCCTGGTCTTCGTCGCCGTCTACCCCTTCCTGGAGTCCTGGATCACGGGCGACCGGCGCGAGCACCATCTGCTGGACCGCCCGCGCAACCGGCCGATCCGCACGTCGATCGGCACGGCGTGGATCAGCCTGTACCTGATCCTGCTGGCGGGTGGCGGGAACGACATCGTGGCGACCCGCTTCCATCTGTCGATCAACATGGTGACCTGGTCGGTACGGATCGCCCTGTTCGTGGTCCCCGCCGTCGTCTTCGTGGTGACCCGCCGCATCTGCCTCGGCCTCCAGCGGCGCGACCGCGAACTCGTGCTGCACGGCCGCGAGACCGGCGTCATCAAGCGCCTGCCGCACGGCGAGTACGTCGAGGCACACCGGCCCCTCTCCCCCGCCGAACTCCACACCCTCACCGCCCACGAGGAGCCGCCACCGCTGGAACTCGGCCCCGCCCAGGACTCCAACGGCGTCCCGAACGGCGCGCCCCGCTCCGTGCGCCTGCGCGCCGCCCTCTCCCGCAGGCTCTACGGCGAGGGCACCCGCGTCGAGAAGCCCACGGCCGAGGAGTACGAGGAGGCGCGGCGCCACTAG
- a CDS encoding glycoside hydrolase family 2 TIM barrel-domain containing protein: MTVTRRSVLIAGTAVPAVGTLAGATDAWAASPASAAGRRTVELRDGWRFALVNPGGITDPTGAYAGAAEPGYDDAAWREVAVPHDWSIELTPTTEHGTTSGTGFFPGGLGWYRNSFTLPPALAGKRISVEFDGVYMDAYVYCNGTQVGRHPYGYTGFAFDLTDLLHTDGTTANVIAVKVQNRLPSSRWYSGSGIYRDARLVVTEPVHVRRWGTYVTTPEITAKSALVRVQTSVANQSGTPREVEVRSRVVDPGGRVVARTHSTVTVDSEKAETHELTVPEPRLWDFEAPHRYTLETELRVGGRVTDSYRTTFGIRSFRFDPDEGFHLNGIHAKIKGVDLHHDQGALGAAISIDAVRRQMTIMKSMGVNAFRTSHNPPSPQIVQVCEELGIVMMVEAFDCWKTGKTAYDYGRFFTEYADQDATEMVLAARNSPAVVLWSIGNEIPDSTSTAGLAMADRIIAAIRAVDDTRPLVIGSDKYRRIPAKGSAADLMLAKLDGLGLNYNTAASVDQLHAAYPHLFLFESESSSETSTRSTYQEPEHLNTGENHTPGRRATSSYDNNLASWTISGEYGHKKDRDRKWFAGQFLWSGIDYIGEPTPYDVFPVKASFFGAVDTAGFPKDMYHLFRSQWISEPMVHLVPMSWNHEEGDTVEVWAYANVDTVELFLNGKSLGTRTFDTKKTTDGRTYLETTEASGDDKSVTSGPYPGSYTSPNGSAGKLHLTWKVPYAPGELKAVARRDGRTVATDVLRTAGAPHAVRLTPDRKSLAADGRSLCFVTAEVVDARGVVVPDAEHLIAFEVDGGSLAGLDNGREESAERYQASTRTAFHGKALAVVRSGTKPGSLKVRARSDGLHSDTVTVRTTTARAKATTPAAVFAPDPGPGTPNYPLADASYSGRPDTLPAAMVDGDAATGWSNAFYKAATALLPAFNGARPKDWVSLTWARSRTFDRVEVSFTVDATHTLPASVEVEVWDGRKYVPVTGATVDWATASDAPTVVTFDAAGGTALRLTLTSAHPGEANGAQRISKLEAPVA, encoded by the coding sequence ATGACGGTCACTCGAAGATCGGTACTGATCGCAGGAACGGCCGTACCGGCGGTCGGGACGCTCGCGGGCGCCACCGACGCCTGGGCCGCGTCGCCCGCGAGCGCCGCGGGCCGCCGCACCGTGGAACTCCGTGACGGCTGGCGCTTCGCGCTGGTCAACCCGGGTGGCATCACCGACCCCACGGGTGCGTACGCCGGGGCCGCCGAGCCCGGTTACGACGACGCGGCGTGGCGTGAAGTCGCCGTACCGCACGACTGGAGCATCGAGCTCACGCCGACCACCGAGCACGGCACCACCAGCGGCACCGGCTTCTTCCCCGGTGGCCTCGGCTGGTACCGCAACTCCTTCACCCTGCCGCCCGCCCTGGCCGGCAAGCGGATCTCGGTGGAGTTCGACGGCGTCTACATGGACGCGTACGTGTACTGCAACGGGACGCAGGTCGGCCGGCACCCCTATGGCTACACGGGGTTCGCCTTCGACCTGACCGACCTCCTGCACACCGACGGCACCACCGCCAACGTCATCGCGGTCAAGGTGCAGAACCGACTGCCCAGCAGCCGCTGGTACTCGGGCAGCGGCATCTACCGCGACGCCCGGCTCGTCGTCACCGAGCCGGTGCACGTCCGCCGCTGGGGGACTTATGTCACGACTCCGGAGATCACCGCGAAGAGCGCCCTTGTACGGGTGCAGACCTCCGTGGCGAACCAGTCGGGCACCCCGCGCGAGGTGGAGGTCCGCTCGCGGGTCGTCGACCCCGGCGGCCGGGTGGTGGCCCGCACGCACTCCACCGTCACCGTCGACAGCGAGAAGGCGGAGACCCACGAACTCACCGTGCCCGAGCCGCGGTTGTGGGACTTCGAAGCCCCGCACCGCTACACCCTGGAGACCGAACTCCGTGTCGGGGGCCGGGTCACCGACAGCTACCGGACCACCTTCGGTATCCGTTCGTTCCGCTTCGACCCCGACGAGGGATTCCATCTCAACGGCATCCACGCCAAGATCAAGGGCGTCGACCTGCACCACGACCAGGGCGCGCTCGGCGCCGCGATCAGCATCGACGCCGTACGCCGCCAGATGACCATCATGAAGTCGATGGGAGTCAACGCCTTCCGCACCTCCCACAATCCGCCCTCGCCGCAGATCGTCCAGGTCTGCGAGGAGCTGGGCATCGTGATGATGGTGGAGGCCTTCGACTGCTGGAAGACCGGCAAGACGGCCTACGACTACGGCCGGTTCTTCACCGAGTACGCCGACCAGGACGCCACCGAGATGGTGCTCGCGGCCCGCAACTCGCCCGCTGTGGTGCTGTGGTCCATCGGCAACGAGATACCCGACTCCACCTCCACCGCCGGGCTCGCCATGGCCGACCGGATCATCGCCGCGATCAGGGCGGTGGACGACACCCGCCCGCTCGTCATCGGCTCCGACAAGTACCGCCGTATTCCCGCCAAGGGCTCCGCGGCCGACCTGATGCTCGCCAAGCTGGACGGGCTCGGCCTCAACTACAACACCGCGGCCTCGGTGGACCAGTTGCACGCCGCCTACCCCCACCTCTTCCTCTTCGAGTCCGAGTCGTCGTCGGAGACCTCGACGCGCTCCACCTACCAGGAGCCGGAACACCTCAACACCGGCGAGAACCACACGCCGGGCCGGCGCGCGACCTCCTCGTACGACAACAACCTCGCCTCGTGGACGATCAGCGGGGAGTACGGGCACAAGAAGGACCGGGACCGGAAGTGGTTCGCCGGGCAGTTCCTGTGGTCGGGCATCGACTACATCGGGGAGCCTACGCCGTACGACGTGTTCCCGGTCAAGGCGTCCTTCTTCGGCGCGGTCGACACGGCGGGGTTCCCGAAGGACATGTACCACCTCTTCCGGAGCCAGTGGATCAGCGAGCCGATGGTCCATCTGGTGCCGATGAGCTGGAACCACGAGGAGGGCGACACGGTCGAGGTGTGGGCGTACGCGAACGTCGACACCGTGGAACTCTTCCTCAACGGAAAGTCCCTGGGGACAAGGACGTTCGACACCAAGAAGACCACCGACGGCCGCACGTACCTGGAGACCACGGAGGCCAGCGGCGACGACAAGTCGGTCACCAGCGGCCCCTACCCCGGCAGTTACACCAGCCCGAACGGCAGCGCGGGCAAGCTGCACCTCACCTGGAAGGTGCCGTACGCGCCCGGTGAGCTGAAGGCCGTCGCCCGCCGCGACGGCCGTACGGTCGCCACCGACGTCCTGCGCACCGCCGGAGCACCGCACGCCGTGCGGCTCACACCGGACCGCAAGTCACTGGCCGCCGACGGGCGTTCCCTCTGCTTCGTGACCGCGGAGGTCGTCGACGCGCGGGGTGTGGTCGTGCCCGACGCCGAGCACCTGATCGCCTTCGAGGTCGACGGCGGCTCGCTGGCCGGACTCGACAACGGGCGGGAGGAGAGCGCCGAGCGCTACCAGGCGAGCACCCGAACCGCCTTCCACGGCAAGGCACTTGCCGTCGTCCGCTCCGGCACCAAGCCCGGCTCGCTGAAGGTGCGAGCGCGCTCGGACGGGCTGCACTCGGACACCGTCACCGTACGCACCACCACCGCACGCGCGAAAGCGACCACCCCGGCCGCCGTGTTCGCCCCCGACCCGGGCCCGGGCACCCCCAACTACCCACTGGCCGACGCCAGTTACTCGGGCCGACCCGACACCCTCCCCGCCGCCATGGTCGACGGCGACGCGGCCACCGGCTGGTCCAACGCGTTCTACAAGGCGGCCACCGCCCTGCTGCCCGCGTTCAACGGAGCCCGCCCGAAGGACTGGGTCTCGCTGACCTGGGCGCGCTCGCGCACCTTCGACCGCGTCGAGGTCTCCTTCACCGTCGACGCGACCCACACCCTGCCCGCGTCCGTCGAGGTCGAGGTCTGGGACGGCAGGAAGTACGTGCCGGTGACGGGCGCCACCGTCGACTGGGCCACCGCCTCGGACGCGCCCACCGTCGTCACCTTCGACGCGGCCGGCGGCACAGCCCTCCGCCTCACCCTGACCAGCGCCCACCCGGGCGAGGCGAACGGTGCCCAGCGCATCAGCAAACTGGAGGCGCCCGTGGCGTAG
- a CDS encoding SpoIIE family protein phosphatase — translation MTPVHPLDEAATARAVIDENGILIRWSEGARRLLGYAPAEVEGRPAADLLADPAEAAAPDPAAHRWSGTLSLRRRDGGVLSVWLLAHRRRPEHGGNDDWLVVTPLAGRDRRPPDDPLTTAVLAQSPCATAVYDERLRLYGLNDAMAAVIGLPESRIRGLRLSEIGGKRESEELEQHLYEVLVAGQGREVETYMRTGGEDHAHAWLARISPLTDAEGRVRGVCLAAHDFTEQYLARERLQLVNEASVRIGSTLDVTRTAQELVDVCVPALADFVSVDLIDPPGQNGEPRTEPPTAPVTLRRAAHQSVLPGAPEAVVKAGEVDLYPAASPQADSLLAGRTIVAPDSASTLSEWLAWDRLRGERITEFGIHATMSVPIQARGTTLGVAVFTRHRRPDPFTPDDVLLAEEVTARAAICIDNARRFSRERQTALALQRSLLPQSLPRTAAVEAASRYLPAARAGVGGDWFDVIPLSGMRVAMVVGDVVGHGIQASATMGRLRTAVRTLADIDLAPDELLTHLDDLVVRLSIEAGSEGVTGEVGATCLYAVYDPVSRRCTIARAGHPPPVMLPPNGSPRQIDVPAGPPLGLGGLPFESTEIDLAEGTVLALYTDGLVESRERDLDTSHQLLLRALAQSPGALEETCHTILQSLLPVGGASDDVALLLARTRGLAASQVATWDIPADPALVAPIRKQVVDQLDSWGLSEATFPAELVVSELVTNAIRYGEQPIRLRLIHDSATLICEVSDTSHTAPHLRRAKIFDEGGRGLLLVAQLTQRWGSRHTADGKTIWAELTLLGE, via the coding sequence ATGACCCCGGTCCACCCCCTCGACGAGGCCGCCACGGCACGGGCTGTCATCGACGAGAACGGCATCCTGATCCGCTGGAGCGAAGGCGCCCGGCGGCTGCTGGGCTACGCGCCCGCGGAGGTGGAGGGCCGGCCTGCCGCCGACCTGCTGGCCGACCCGGCCGAGGCCGCGGCGCCCGACCCGGCCGCCCACCGCTGGAGCGGCACCCTCTCCCTGCGCCGCCGCGACGGAGGCGTCCTGTCCGTGTGGCTGCTCGCCCACCGCAGGAGACCGGAGCACGGCGGCAACGACGACTGGCTCGTCGTCACCCCGCTGGCGGGTCGCGACCGGCGTCCACCGGACGACCCGCTGACCACGGCCGTACTGGCGCAGTCCCCCTGCGCGACGGCCGTCTACGACGAACGGCTGCGGCTGTACGGCCTCAATGACGCGATGGCCGCCGTGATAGGCCTCCCGGAATCCCGCATCCGCGGCCTGCGGCTCTCGGAGATCGGTGGCAAACGCGAGAGCGAGGAGCTCGAGCAGCACCTGTACGAGGTGCTCGTCGCCGGGCAGGGGCGCGAGGTGGAGACGTACATGCGCACGGGCGGCGAGGACCACGCGCACGCCTGGCTGGCCCGGATCTCCCCGCTCACCGACGCCGAGGGCCGGGTGCGCGGTGTGTGCCTGGCCGCGCACGACTTCACCGAGCAGTACCTCGCCCGGGAGCGCCTGCAACTCGTCAACGAGGCGAGCGTCCGCATCGGCAGCACCCTCGACGTCACCCGGACGGCGCAGGAGCTCGTCGACGTCTGTGTGCCCGCGCTCGCCGACTTCGTCAGCGTCGACCTGATCGATCCGCCGGGCCAGAACGGCGAGCCCCGCACGGAGCCGCCCACCGCCCCGGTCACGCTGCGTCGCGCCGCGCACCAGTCGGTGCTCCCCGGGGCTCCCGAGGCGGTGGTGAAGGCCGGGGAGGTCGACCTCTACCCCGCCGCCTCGCCGCAGGCGGACTCCCTGCTGGCCGGGCGCACGATCGTGGCGCCGGACTCCGCGAGCACTCTGTCGGAGTGGCTCGCCTGGGACCGGCTGCGCGGCGAGCGCATCACGGAGTTCGGCATCCACGCCACGATGTCGGTACCCATCCAGGCCCGCGGCACCACCCTCGGCGTGGCCGTCTTCACCCGGCACCGGCGCCCCGACCCCTTCACCCCCGACGACGTCCTGCTGGCCGAGGAAGTGACGGCCAGGGCGGCCATCTGCATCGACAACGCCCGCCGCTTCTCCCGGGAGCGGCAGACCGCGCTCGCCCTGCAACGCAGTCTGCTCCCCCAGTCGCTGCCCCGGACCGCCGCCGTGGAGGCGGCCTCGCGCTACCTCCCGGCCGCACGCGCCGGCGTGGGCGGCGACTGGTTCGACGTGATCCCACTGTCCGGGATGCGGGTCGCCATGGTCGTCGGCGACGTCGTCGGCCACGGCATCCAGGCGTCGGCGACCATGGGACGACTCCGTACGGCCGTACGGACCCTCGCCGACATCGATCTGGCCCCCGACGAGCTGCTGACGCACCTGGACGACCTCGTCGTACGGCTGTCCATCGAGGCCGGCTCCGAGGGTGTCACCGGCGAGGTCGGCGCCACCTGCCTGTACGCGGTCTACGACCCGGTCTCCCGGCGCTGCACGATCGCCCGGGCCGGCCATCCGCCGCCCGTCATGCTGCCGCCGAACGGATCGCCCCGGCAGATCGACGTACCGGCCGGTCCGCCGCTGGGCCTGGGCGGCCTGCCCTTCGAGTCCACCGAGATCGACCTCGCCGAGGGCACGGTGCTCGCCCTGTACACCGATGGCCTGGTCGAGAGCCGGGAGCGGGACCTCGACACCAGTCACCAGCTGCTGCTGCGCGCCCTGGCGCAGTCCCCGGGGGCACTGGAGGAGACCTGTCACACGATCCTCCAGTCGCTCCTTCCGGTGGGCGGTGCCTCCGACGACGTGGCGCTGCTGCTCGCCCGCACCCGCGGCCTCGCGGCCTCGCAGGTGGCGACCTGGGACATCCCGGCCGACCCCGCACTCGTGGCGCCGATCCGCAAGCAGGTCGTCGACCAGCTGGACTCCTGGGGTCTGAGCGAGGCGACGTTCCCGGCCGAACTGGTGGTGAGCGAACTGGTCACCAACGCCATCCGGTACGGCGAACAGCCCATCCGGCTGCGCCTCATCCACGACTCCGCCACCCTCATCTGCGAGGTGTCCGACACCAGTCACACCGCCCCGCATCTGCGCCGCGCCAAGATCTTCGACGAGGGCGGCCGCGGCCTGCTGCTGGTCGCCCAGCTCACCCAGCGCTGGGGCAGCCGCCACACGGCCGACGGCAAGACGATCTGGGCGGAGCTGACCCTGCTCGGCGAGTGA
- a CDS encoding arsenic transporter: protein MKGHHDRVPEDRTLNTPLAESLSVVLLVAVLVCAVVRPFNWPEAVVAVPAAGLVMATGAISWDHARAEAAHLGPVIGFLAAVLVLARFCDDEGLFRAGGAWMARWAAGSPGRLLTAVFALASAITAVLSLDATIVLLTPVVFATAARMGARPKPHVYACTHLSNTASLLLPVSNLTNLLAFTASGLSFTRFAALMTLPWLVAIAAEYVVFRRFFARDLGAAAPAPSVDEPPDMPLFALVTVVCTLAGFVLASALGIDPAWSAAAGALVLAARALLRRRATPLTVVRAAAPAFLAFVLALGIVVRAVVDNGLADALGRLLPDGSGLLALLGIAALAAVLANLINNLPAVLVLLPLAAVSGPGAVLAVLLGVNIGPNLTYAGSLATLLWRRIVHQHDHGVDLKEFTRLGLIAVPAALVPAVVALWASLHVLGG from the coding sequence ATGAAGGGGCACCACGACCGTGTCCCGGAGGACCGAACCCTGAACACCCCGCTGGCGGAGTCCCTCTCCGTCGTCCTGCTCGTCGCCGTGCTCGTCTGCGCGGTGGTCCGCCCCTTCAACTGGCCAGAGGCCGTCGTGGCCGTCCCGGCCGCCGGGCTGGTGATGGCCACCGGAGCGATCTCCTGGGACCACGCCCGCGCCGAGGCCGCACACCTGGGACCGGTGATCGGGTTCCTCGCGGCGGTCCTGGTGCTGGCCCGGTTCTGCGACGACGAAGGGCTCTTCCGGGCCGGCGGCGCGTGGATGGCCCGCTGGGCCGCGGGCAGCCCCGGGCGCCTACTCACCGCGGTCTTCGCGCTCGCCTCGGCGATCACGGCGGTGCTCAGCCTGGACGCCACGATCGTGCTGCTCACCCCCGTCGTGTTCGCCACCGCGGCCCGGATGGGCGCCCGCCCGAAACCGCACGTCTACGCCTGCACCCATCTGTCGAACACGGCCTCGCTGCTCCTGCCGGTCTCCAACCTCACCAACCTGCTCGCGTTCACCGCCAGCGGTCTGAGCTTCACCCGCTTCGCCGCACTGATGACGCTGCCCTGGCTCGTCGCCATCGCCGCCGAGTACGTCGTCTTCCGGCGCTTCTTCGCCCGCGACCTCGGCGCGGCCGCCCCGGCGCCGAGCGTGGACGAGCCGCCGGACATGCCGCTGTTCGCCCTGGTCACCGTGGTGTGCACACTGGCCGGGTTCGTCCTCGCCTCCGCGCTCGGCATCGATCCCGCCTGGTCCGCGGCGGCAGGCGCCCTCGTGCTCGCCGCCCGCGCGCTGCTGCGCCGCCGCGCCACCCCGCTCACCGTGGTGCGTGCCGCCGCCCCCGCCTTCCTCGCCTTCGTGCTCGCGCTGGGCATCGTCGTACGGGCCGTCGTCGACAACGGTCTCGCCGACGCCCTCGGCCGGCTGCTCCCGGACGGGTCCGGACTGCTCGCGCTCCTCGGCATCGCGGCGCTCGCCGCTGTCCTCGCGAACCTGATCAACAACCTGCCCGCGGTCCTCGTACTGCTGCCGCTGGCCGCGGTGTCGGGTCCCGGCGCGGTGCTGGCCGTGCTCCTGGGCGTCAACATCGGTCCCAACCTCACCTACGCCGGTTCCCTGGCGACGCTGTTGTGGCGGCGTATCGTGCATCAGCACGACCACGGCGTCGACCTCAAGGAGTTCACCCGCCTCGGGCTGATCGCCGTACCGGCCGCGCTGGTCCCGGCCGTTGTGGCCCTATGGGCCTCACTCCACGTTCTCGGAGGCTGA
- a CDS encoding universal stress protein produces MRVVVWLVEGTWPACVDAVRGHAPHATDVVLLHVSEPDVPGLAHGAFAGLLGRGRSEPDPGDRLEDLGTSSATLLLDAAAERLDGPCTRLKRTGRAERAVVAAAEGADLLVLARDGDRARLGPRSLGPAGRFVVDHAPCPVLLVWPEPAPDVTTLPPPPHA; encoded by the coding sequence ATGCGGGTCGTCGTCTGGCTCGTCGAAGGGACCTGGCCCGCGTGCGTGGACGCGGTGCGCGGCCACGCGCCGCACGCCACCGATGTCGTACTGCTGCACGTCAGCGAGCCGGACGTACCCGGCCTCGCGCACGGCGCCTTCGCCGGGCTGCTGGGCCGCGGCCGCTCGGAACCCGACCCCGGCGACCGCCTGGAGGACCTCGGGACGTCCTCGGCCACCCTCCTGCTCGACGCGGCCGCCGAGCGACTGGACGGCCCCTGCACCCGGTTGAAGCGAACGGGGCGCGCCGAGCGTGCGGTGGTCGCCGCCGCCGAGGGCGCCGACCTCCTGGTGCTGGCCCGCGACGGCGACCGCGCGCGCCTCGGTCCCCGCAGCCTGGGCCCGGCCGGGCGCTTCGTGGTCGACCATGCGCCGTGCCCCGTTCTCCTGGTCTGGCCCGAACCGGCCCCGGACGTCACGACACTGCCGCCTCCGCCGCACGCCTGA